CCTGGTCGGGGGCGATCAGGCCGACGCCCTTGGGCAGCCCGGAGAGGCCGTACGCGTCGTCCTCGTACGGCCAGCGCTGGGTCAGCGAGGCGTACAGAAGCGCGCCGATCGCTTCGGTGTCCGTGCGCTGCGGGGTGTCGGAACTGATGCCGCGGAGCGCCGCGTTCACGGCGAGGCCGCGGATGCGGTACTGACCGGAGGATGTCCGGAGTACCGCGCTCGGGGTCAGCCGCAGGTGCGCGAGCCCCTCACGGTGGGCGGCAGCCATGGCCTGCGCGACCTGGCTGACGAGCTGATACGCGTCGTGCGCCTCAAGAGGGCCTGCGGCGAGCAGCGCCGTCAGTTCCGTGGCGTCGGGCAGCCACTCGTGCACCACGTAGACAAGGTCGTTCTCCTCGACGGCGTCCAGGACGTGGACGAAGCGGGGGTCGCCGAGCAGCGCCGACGAGCGGGCCGCGGCGAGTACCGATCGTGCCCGCGGATGGTCGGCGGGCAGCAGATGCACGCCGACTGCTCGGCGCAGCTTCTCGTCCACCGCACGCCAACTGCTGAAACCGTCCAGACGGGTGACGCACTCTTCGAGTCGGTAGCGTCTGGCGAGCTTGTGACCGCTGTGCAGCTCGGGAGGTGATGCCGCCCCCGTGCCCGTGGGCTCATCGGTCTCCGCTGCGCCTTCTTCTGCCGTTTCCCGCTCCCGGGTCTGGGCCACCCCGTCGGCCGTGGCCTCGTCCGCCTTCGCGGTCAGCGGCTCATCGCCGCTGTTGTCTGCCACGTCGACGGCAGCCGTGCTCCGTTCCGCCACCGTCGTTCCTGCCTCCCCATCCATCGCGCTTTGTCAGACGCCAAAGCCAATTGTGCCCACAGTCCGGCGCTATGCACGACACGCGGTGGCCGGTGATGGTTGTGCGAACCCCTCTATCTCACCGTCCGAGACGGCCGCGCACCATACCGACCATCGAATTGAGCTCTGCAATCCGCATTTTTCGGGCGGCGACGAAGAAGACGCCACCGAGAATGATTCCACCGACCACCAGAGCGATCAGAGAACCGCCTGCGCCGTCGCCCAGAGCCTTGAGGATTCCGTAGCCGGCGGCGCCGCCGAGGATCGCCGCCGGGATGCACGCCATGGAGAGCCGGGCGTAGGTACGAAGGACGTGGGTGCCGTCCAGATCGCCGCCGAGGCGGTTGCGCAGCCTGCGCCAGGCGACACCGACGCCGACCGCGTAGGCGAGGCCGTACGAGGCGGCCATGCCGATGACGGCCCACTGGGCGGGCAGGAGGACGTAGGCGATGGCGCTGGCCGCCGCGTTGACGGCCGCCACGATGACCGTGTTGTAGAAGGGTGTCCGGGTGTCCTCGTAGGCGTAGAAGCCGCGCAGGACGACGTACTGCACCGAGTACGGGATCAGCCCCAGGCCGAACGCCATCAGGACGAAGCCCATGGACTGGGCGGCCTGGCTGCCGCTGGAGGCGAAGAGCAGGGTGCACATCGGGACGCCGAGTGCGACGAACGCGAAGGCGACCGGGACGATCGCCACCGCGGAGGTGCGCAGCCCCTGCGAGATGTCGTCACGGACCGCGCCCGGGTCGTTGTCGTGGGCCGCCCGCGAGATGCGCGGCAGCATGGCCGCCATGACGGAGACGGTGATGATGGCCTGCGGCATGCCCCAGATCAGCTGGGCGTTGGAGTAGGCCATGATGCCGGTGCCGTCCTTGCCGGAGGCTTTGCCCGCGGCGGTGGCCAGCTGGGTGACGACGAGCACGCCGGCCTGGTTGGCGAGGACGAAGAGAACCGTCCACTTGGCGAGCTTGACCGCCTTGCCGAGACCGTGGCCCTTCCAGTCGAAGCGCGGCCGGAACCGGAAGCCCGTCTCCCGCAGGTACGGGATCATCGCCAGGGCCTGGACGACGAGACCGAGCAGGGTGCCGATGCCCAGGAGGCGGACGCCGTCCGCGGGGATCGACTCGACCCGCATGCCCGAGTCACCGGACGTTCCGTAGACCCAGATGAACAGACCGAACGTGAAGATCATGACGATGTTGTTGAGGACCGGGGTCCACATCATCGCGCCGAACTTCCCGCGGGCGTTGAGGATCTGCCCCATCACCACGTGCACGCCCATGAAGAAGATGGTGGGCAGGCAGTAGCGGGCGAAGGTGACCGCGACGTTGTTGGCCGGCGGGTTGTTCGCGATGGGGGTCGACATCAGCTTGATCAGCAGCGGCGCCGCGAAGACGGCCAGTGCGACGATGAGGCCGAGCGCGACCATGACGAGGGTCAGCAGACGGTTGGCGTAGGCCTCGCCGCCGTCCTTGTCGTCCTTCATGGCGCGCACGAGCTGCGGCACGAAAACCGAGTTGAGGCCGCCGCCGACGGTCAGGATGTAGATCATCGTCGGCAGTGTGTACGCGACGGTCCAGGCGTCACCGAGTGTCGCGGCGCCGAGGGCCGCGGTGATCACCATGGTGCGTACGAAGCCGGTGAGGCGGGAGACCATCGTGCCCGCGGCCATCACCGCGCTCGACTTCAGCACGCTCGCCGCGCGTCCGCCGCCGCCCGACTTCGGGGCCGGTGCGGTGGCCGGGGGAGCTGCCGGGGCCGGGACCATCGGCGGCTCGGGAGGCTGGTGGCCGCCCTGCTGCTGGTAGTCGTTGCCCTGGGGATAGCCGTTGCCCTGCGGGTAGCCATTGCCTTGGGGATAGCCGTCCTGCTGGTATCCCTGCTGGTAGCCGCCGGGCTGTTCGCGGTAGCCGCCCGGCTGCTGGTCCCGGAAGAGGTGAGCGAAGGCATCCGGCTCGTGGCGCTCCTCGCCGGAGTGGGTGACCAGGTCGTCGACGCCCACGAACTGCGTCGTACGGGCGTCGTCGCCGTACGGGAGGTGCCGGGTCGGGCCTTCGGGTTCGGGGGCCGGGGTCTGCGCCCATACGCGGGGGTCCGGGGCGTGCTGGGGGGAGGGCGGCTGGGCGTAGAGCGGCTGTGTGTCCTGGTAGTAGCCGGGCGGGGGCGGCGGGTGCGCGGCGCGGTCGTACAGCGCCTCGGTCACCGGGTCCTGGGCGGCGAGGTCCTGTGCCCGGTAGGGGTCCTGGTCGTAGGCATCCTGGAGGTACACGTCCGGAGCGGGCTGGGGTGGCACCTGCCCGTCCTCAGGGGGACCGGAACCGCCCGCGCCCTGGCCACGGTCACCGTCGTACGGCGCGTTCATGGATTACCCCACCTCATCGTCCCCGGGCCCACCGGCCACGACATCGCTCAACGGTCCACTCTCTCACCCGTGTCCGACGGGTCGGTGCTTTCCGGAGCGGTGTCCGGTGTCGGGTCACTCGGCTGCTCGGGGTCGTCCTCCCCCGGCTCCGTGCCGGACTCGCCGTCGGGTCCGTCCTCCGGGCCCTCCTCGGCCTGCTGCCGGGCGGCCCGCTTGCGCTGGGTGTACATCCGGAATCCGGCGAGCACGAGGAGCAGCACGCCGCCGGCGATGACCAGCATCACCGTGAGGGTGATCTCGGTGACGTTCACGTCGAACTGGACCGCCTCGCCGTACGGCTGGCCGTCCTCCGTGTAGAGCTGGGCGTAGACCGGGACCGGACCGTTGGCATTGGCCGTAGTGGTGAACTTCACCGACTGGGCGTGCCCGCCCGAAACCTTGACCTGCTGTTCCGAGTAGGCCTTGCCGCCGATCTTCAGACGTGTGGGGTTCTCCGATGTCAGCCGCAGAACCATGTGGTCGACGCCCTGGACCAGGTTGTTCTGCACCGTCACGGGGATCGTCGCGCTGCGCCCCGAGAGCTTCGCGTCGGACTTCTTGATCAGCGCCACTTGTTCGACGAGCGTGGTCAGGTAGTGCTCGACGCCCTGGCGGAACGTCGCCGCCTCGGCGGGCCTGCCCCGCCAGGACGTCGACATCTCACGGTCTATGGCCCGCCCGAAGGGCGTGATGACGCGGTCGGGCTCGCTGAGGATCGTCTGGAAGCGCTTGAGCTTGTTCTGGGTGTTCTGAATCGATTTGAAGGCCGCCTTCGGCAGCTCCTGCTTGCGCAGCGACGCGGGGTAGGACCTGGCCGACGGCACCTGGGTCGTGGCCCTCGGGTCCGGCTTGGCCTTCGCCGCCGCGGACAGGTCCTGCGGCTGCGACCAGCGCTCGTCGGAGAGGGCGGTCAGCGCCTTCGCCATCGCCTGGGCCTGGCTGGCGGACGGCATGCGCTGCGGGGCGACGACGATGCTGCGCTGCTTGTCCGGATCCTGCAGCGTGACCATCAGGCTCTGGGCGAGGAACTCCTGCACGGCGAGCGTGGAGCTCTCGGCCCCCGTCATGTCGCCCTGGAAGGCGGTCGAGAGCCGTGCGTCGGCCACCACGGCCGTCGTGCCGCCGCCGATGGGCCGGGCGGCATTGGGCGTGTACGGCAGCGAGCTCCCGTCACGCAGGCTGTCGCTCCTGGCGATCACCGAGTGGGCGCCCGCCGAGGTGGAGACATCGACGATCGACGGGTCGAGGGCACCGTTCACCGGCCACGCGAAGTCCGACTGCGGCTTGACGTGGAGGATGGACTCCACGGCCAGCGCTCCCGCGTCGGTGGCGTCCTTGAGCTGGCTCAGGGAACCGGTGAAGGTACTGCCGTTGTGGGCGAGGGAGGCCAGGTCGGGATCGGCGAAGGGCAGTGCCACGACCTTCTTGTCCTTCTCGGCCTTCACGGTCTGCTCGAGCTTGTTGAGCCAGTCCTTGGCGACCGCCTGGTTCTTGCCCGCCGTAGTGCTCTTGCCGTCGGCGGTCTGTACCCGGTAGCTCCGCGTCATGTGATCGACCGAGGCCAGCAGGTCGGGGTCGATGACCCAGGTGACATCGAGCTGGCGGCCCAGGGACAGCATCTGCTCCAGGCGACCACCCGGGGCGAGCTCCTTGCCCAGGTCGTCGTCCGTGAAGACGGGCGTCTGCTGCTCGTCCGAGCCGGTCTCCGCCGTGAGGTGCGAGGTGGAGATGAGCGGCCACAGGTAGGCCGTCTTGGTCTTCGTGCCGGTGGCGCCCGACTGCCAGGGCAGGAAGGTGCGCTCGAAGCCGAGCACCTGGGACCACGGCTGGGCGGCGGTCCGGCCCGTGAGCGAGACGCCCAGCTGGTAGACGCCGTCGGCGCCGAGGTCCAGGGCCTTGACCGGGACGGAGATGCTGAAGTCCTGGCGGATGCCGGGGGCGAGCTTGGCGAACTTCTTGACGTACTTGCCGCCGACCTCCGTGCCGTCGGCTCCCGGCCGGTAGTCGGTGCGCTTGGCGGCGGAGTCGATCTGGCTCCGGCCGTTGAGGACAGGGCCCAGGCGCAGCCCGACCTGGGCCCCTGTCACCGGCTGCTTGCCCTCGTTGGTGACGGTGCCGGAGACGGTGAGCGTGTCTCCGTCCGTCGGGGCGGTCGGTGTGAGTTTGTTGAGCGAGACGTCGACGGTGTTCGAACCGGTGGCGTCTGCCGGCGCGCTCGGCGCCGCGGCGTGCGCTGTCGGCTCGGCCGACAGCTGCAGCATGCCGGCCAGCAAGGGGGCTCCAGCCAGCAACGCTGCCGTACGCCGCAGCCACCGGCGGGCAGGTGAGGGACTGGTCCCCGGGAAGTCTGCCGCCTCGGCCACGCGTTGCCCGTCCTCGTTGTCGTCAGTGGTCGTCGGTTGTGCGTCCACGCATGGTAACGAGGTGCGCTGTGGCGAAGTGCCGCGGACTGCTCCACATGATCGGAAGACCTGGCCGGGGAGGGGCGCGCGGCCCCGGGGGCCCGCCGAAAACGGGGCGGCTGGGGGCGTCCGGGGCACGTACCCTTTTCTGTTGTGCCGAACGCCAATGAAGAAAATCCCAGCGCACTGAGCCAGGTGCAGCGCCGCGCGGTCAGCGAACTGCTGCGGGTGTCCCCTGTCGCGGACGACCTTGCCCGCCGTTTCCAGGAGGCCGGGTTCTCCCTCGCCCTGGTCGGTGGGTCGGTCAGAGACGCGCTCCTTGGCCGGCTCGGCAATGACCTGGACTTCACGACCGATGCCCGTCCCGAGGACGTACTGAAGATCGTCAGGCCGTGGGCGGACTCGGTGTGGGAGGTCGGGATCGCCTTCGGCACGGTCGGGAGCCAGAAGGACGGCTATCAGATCGAAGTCACGACATATCGGTCCGAGGCGTACGACAGGACCTCGCGCAAGCCCGAGGTGTCGTACGGCGACTCCATCGAGGAAGACCTCGTACGCCGTGACTTCACCGTCAACGCGATGGCTGTCGCTCTCCCGGAGAAGGAGTTCGTCGACCCGCACGGAGGGCTCGAGGACCTCGCGGAGCGCGTCCTGCGTACCCCTGGCGCCCCGGAGGACTCCTTCTCCGACGACCCGCTGCGGATGATGCGGGCCGCGCGGTTCGCCGCGCAGCTGGACTTCGAGGTGGCTCCGGAGGTCGTCGCCGCGATGAAGTCGATGGCCGAGCGCATCGACATCGTCTCCGCGGAGCGTGTCCGTGACGAACTGAACAAGCTGATCCTCTCGCCGCACCCGGCGAAGGGACTGGCTCTACTTGTCGACACAGGCATCGCCGACCGGGTGCTGCCCGAGCTTCCGGCGCTGCGTCTGGAACGTGACGAGCACCACCGCCACAAGGACGTCTACGACCACACGCTGATCGTTCTTGAGCAGGCGATGGCGCTGGAGGAGGACGGCCCTGACCTGACGCTGCGGCTCGCGGCGCTCCTTCACGACATCGGGAAGCCGCGGACGCGCCGCTTCGAGGACGACGGCCGGGTCTCCTTCCACCACCACGAGGTGGTGGGCGCCAAGATGACCAAGAAGCGCATGGTGGAGCTCAAGTACTCGAACGAGCTCGTGAAGGACGTCTCGCGCCTGGTGGAGCTGCACCTGCGCTTCCACGGCTACGGGACGGGCGAGTGGACGGACTCGGCCGTACGCCGCTACGTGCGCGACGCGGGCCCGCTCCTCAGTCGGTTGCACAAGCTGACCCGGTCCGACTGCACGACGCGCAACAAGCGCAAGGCGAATGCGCTGTCGCGTGCGTATGACGGTCTTGAGGAGCGCATCGAGCGGCTTCAGGAGCAGGAGGAGCTGGACTCGATCCGCCCCGACCTGGACGGGAACGAGATCATGGAGATCCTGGACGTGCGGCCGGGCCCGGTGATCGGCCAGGCCTACAAGTTCCTGCTCGAGCTGCGGTTGGAGAACGGGCCGATGGAGCGGGACGCGGCGATCGCGGCGCTCAAGGAGTGGTGGGCCGCGCAGGAGTGAGCTGAGGCGCCGAGCGATGTTTCACGTGAAACATCGCTCGGCGCCGGACAGGCGAAGACATGCGAAGGGGCACTGTTTCACGTGAAACAGTGCCCCTTCGCGTACGTCTTACTTGGCGCTCTTCAGGCAGAGCACCACGTCGTGGCTGCCACCGGTCTGGTAGTAGGAGACCTCGGTCCCCTTGACCGTTTCGCACTTGCTGACGCTGCTCGTGCCGTCGAACTTCTCGATGACCTTGAACTCGGCGTCGCTCGAAGAGCAGTCGGTGTTCTTCAGGTCCGGCTGCGACTGCGAGCCCTTGTTGTGCAGGCAGTCGCCGACAGCGGTGGTCTCAGCGTCGCTCTTGCCCAGCTGCCACTTGACGACAGCTATGACGATGCCGATGACGATGACGGCACCGATGCGCAGGACCAGCTTGCTGACCTTCCGTCCGCCACTCGGAGCGGCCGGAGGAGGAATCGGCGCTCCCTGGTTGTACGGCGGGTAGGGCTGCTGCGGAACGCCGGGCTGGCCGGGCTGTCCCGGCTGGCCGGGGTACGGCTGCGTGCCCTGGCCGTACGGATTCTGGCCCTGGGGCGGAGTAGTCACTTTGGGGGTCCCCCTCGAACGGAAGCGCGATGGCGCGGATACGACGTCCGTAAGTTATAGGGAGGCAGTGACATCCCTGAAGCCCAGAGGTGCTCTGTGTCACTGATGTAACACTTACTGCGCGTCAAACTTGGCCATAGCGGCAGCAATCGCCGCGTAGATAACGGCCACCGTGACCACCAGTGGCACCGATCGGCCGTCGGGCGGCAGCATCAGCGCCGCTACTCCCGCCGCACCGACGAAAGCGACGTTGAACAAGACGTCGTAGACCGAGAAGATCCGGCCACGGAAGCGGTCGTCCACCGCCGACTGCACCACCGTGTCCGTAGCGATCTTCGCTCCCTGCGTCGTCAGACCCAGCAGGAACGCGGCGACGAGCAGCGGGGCAGGGGTGAAGGGGAGAGCGAGCGCCGGTTCCAGGACCGCGGCGGCGCCCGCGCAGACGACGATCCAGCCGCCGGCCGTCAGCTGGCTCACCGCCCAGGGCGTCACCACGGCCGCAGCGAAGAAGCCCGCTCCCGAGACCCCCACGGCCAGCCCGAGCAGGGCGAGCCCGTCGGACTCCGACGACGACCAGGCATACCGGCAGAGCATCAGGACCATGACTGACAGGGCGCCGTAGCAGAACCGCATGAGCGTCATCGCCAGTAGCGCGCGGGCGGCGGGGCGGCGCTGTGACAGGTGCCGCACCCCGGCCATCAGGTCCCGGGCCGTACCGGAGAGCGCCGCGACGAGGCGCGGCTGCACCACCTCCGGGTCCGGTCCGAGGAGCTCACGCGCCATCCGCAGCGAGGCGAGCGCCGCGCAGAGGTACAGGGTGGCCCCGAGCAGCACGACCACCGCATCCGAGTCGGAACCCACCAGGCGCACGGCGAACGCGAGCCCGCCGCCCACGGTGGCGGCCAGCGTCCCCGCGGTCGGCGAGAGGGAGTTGGCCATCACCAGGCGCTCGGCATCGACCACGCGCGGCAGCGCCGCGGAGAGACCGGCGAGGACGAAGCGGTTGACGGCCGTGACGCAGAGCGCGGAGGCGTAGAAGAGCCAGTCCGGCACGCCGCCCAGGATCAGCAGCGCGGTCACCGAGGCAAGAGAGGCCCGCAGCAGATTGCCGTACAGAAAAACCTGACGGCGTGGCCAGCGGTCGAGGAGGACGCCGGCGAAGGGGCCGATCAGGGAGTACGGCAGGAGCAGCACCGCCATCGCGGAGGCGATCGCGCCCGCGGAGGCCTGCTTCTCCGGTGAGAAGACGACATACGTGGCGAGGGCCACCTGATAGACGCCGTCCGCGCCCTGGGAGATCAGCCGCACGGCGAGCAGGCGCCGGAAATCCCGCAGGCGCAGCAGTACGCGCAGGTCACCGACGACAGCCATGATCCCCAGCCTCACATACGAGGAGGGTCCCCGGGCGGAATACCCGGGGACCCTCAACAGCTGTTCAAGGGACGAGCTTTAGCGCTCGACCTCGCCCTTGATGAACTTCTCGACGTTGTCGTACGCCTCGTCGTCGAAGTACTGCACCGGCGGGGACTTCATGAAGTACGAGGACGCGGAGAGGATCGGGCCGCCGATGCCACGGTCCTTGGCGATCTTCGCGGCGCGCAGGGCGTCGATGATGACACCGGCCGAGTTCGGGGAGTCCCACACCTCGAGCTTGTACTCCAGGTTCAGCGGGACGTCGCCGAAGGCGCGGCCCTCAAGGCGGACGTACGCCCACTTGCGGTCGTCGAGCCACGCGACGTAGTCCGACGGGCCGATGTGGACGTTGTCCTCGCCCAGCTCGCGGTCGCGGATCTGCGAGGTGACGGCCTGCGTCTTCGAGATCTTCTTCGACTCGAGGCGGTCCCGCTCGAGCATGTTCTTGAAGTCCATGTTGCCGCCGACGTTGAGCTGCATCGTGCGCTCAAGGCGGACACCGCGGTCCTCGAACAGCTTCGCCATCACGCGGTGCGTGATGGTGGCGCCGACCTGCGACTTGATGTCGTCGCCGACGATCGGGACGCCTGCCTCGGTGAACTTGTCGGCCCACTCCTTGGTGCCGGCGATGAAGACCGGGAGGGCGTTGACGAACGCGACCTTGGCGTCGATGGCGCACTGCGCGTAGAACTTCGCGGCGACCTCGGAACCCACGGGCAGGTAGCAGACGAGGACGTCGACCTGCTTGTCCTTGAGGACCTGGACGACGTCGACGGGGGCCTCGGCGGACTCCTCGATCGTCTCGCGGTAGTACTTGCCCAGACCGTCGTGTGTGTGGCCGCGCTGGACGGTGACGCCCTTGTTCGGGACGTCGCAGATCTTGATGGTGTTGTTCTCGCTGGCGCCGATGGCGTCGGAGAGGTCGAGCCCGACCTTCTTGGCGTCCACGTCGAAGGCGGCGACGAACTCGACATCGCCGACGTGGTACCCGCCGAACTGGACGTGCATCAGGCCCGGGACCTTGGCGTCCGGGTCTGCGTCCTTGTAGTACTCGACGCCCTGGACCAGCGAGGCGGCGCAGTTGCCCACGCCGACGATGGCTACGCGAACCGAACCCATTCCGGTTGCTCCCTGTGTGATCTGTGTATTCCGGATGAGACCCTGCGGACCGCGGGGCCTCACTTGGCGGTGTCATCGGACGGATCCGGCGGCGGGTTGTCGTCCCGCCGCCGGGGCAGGCCGCCCGACTCCCCAGATGTGCTGTCGTGCTGAGCGGAGCCGTCCGGGGCGGGCCGTTGCTGGCCCCGCCCCGCGCGCTCGCTCTCGATGAGCTCGTTCAGCCAGCGCACTTCGCGCTCCACGGACTCCATTCCGTGCCGCTGCAGCTCAAGCGTGTAATCGTCCAGGCGCTCCCGGGTACGGGCCAGGGAGGCGCGCATCTTCTCCAGACGCTCCTCGAGGCGGCTGCGACGCCCCTCGAGCACCCGCATGCGTACGTCCCGCGAGGTCTGCCCGAAGAAGGCGAAGCGGGCGGCGAAGTGTTCGTCCTCGTACGCGTCGGGGCCGGTCTGTGAGAGCAGCTCCTCGAAGTGCTCCTTACCTTCCGCCGTCAGCCGATAGACGATCTTGGCGCGGCGCCCGGAGAGGGGAGCCGCGAGGGCCTCCTCGGGGGTGCCGCCCGATTCCTCGATCAACCAGCCGTTGGCTACCAGCGTCTTGAGGCACGGGTAGAGCGTCCCGTAGCTGAAGGCGCGGAACACTCCGAGCGAAGTATTGAGTCGTTTCCGCAGCTCATAGCCGTGCATCGGGGACTCGCGCAGCAGGCCGAGCACGGCGAACTCGAGGATGCCGGAGCGTCTGCTCATCTTCGCCTCCCGTCTGCCAGCGTCTGTCGACACGGTCTTTATGCCGAGCTGATGTATCGACTCGATACATCGAGACGATAGAACGGCCCGACTGTTGAGACAAGAGGGGAAACGGTGAACGGCGTCACATCACCGATTCGTAGGAAGTAACTTGCCTGATTTGGGGTGAACTTCGGTCCTAAGAGGGTTTTGACGGTGCGTAGTCTGTGCGCCATGCAGACCGCCGGGAACCAAGTGACGCGTGAGGGCGTCGTTGACCCTGGTGTAGTGCGGGTGAGCGCGGGGATGGGCGCATCCGTACTTCGGGGGGACCGGAAACCAGCCGCCGTTTCCAGGCGCGGATACCTGCGCCTGCCCGAGGAGTAATCGTTCGATGAGCGAGCACCGTCGCAAACCGCCGCAGCCGCAGGGCGGCGGACGCGCCGCGGCCAGACGCGGCGTCCAAGGCCCGTCGTCGGGTCGCCGCGCGGCACCGCGTGGAGCCACTGGATCGCCCAGTTCCTCAACCGGCTCGCATGGAGCGGGGGCCCCTGATGACGGGGACCGTTCTTACGGCGGCCGTGCGGAAGCCCGGCGTGCCGCGCAGCGGAGTGGCGCTGCCGGCGCGGGCGGAGGCCGCCGCAGAGCGGCCGACGGGGCCGGAGCCGGGCGCGGAGGCGCCGGGGGCGGCGGCCGACGTGGCGGCGGCGGCCCGAACGGGCCCGGCCGCGGCCGGGGCCGCGGCGGCCATGAGCCCCGCAAGAAGCGGTTCATCGACTACCCGCGTGCGAACAAGGACGGCCTGCGCCGCTGGGTTCCGTCCTGGCGCCTCGTCACCGGCCTGTTCGTCGGCTTCCTCGGCAGCCTGATGGCGGTCACGGGGATCGCGTACGCCTTGGTCGAGGTGCCGAAGGTCGACGAAGCGGCCAAGGCGCAGAACAACGTCTATTACTGGGCCAACGGCAAGCAGATGGTCGCCACCGGCGGTGAGACGAACCGCCAGATCATCGACTTCGACAAGATCCCCAAGGAGATGCGGACCGCCGTCATCTCGGCCGAGAACAAGACGTTCGAGGACGACAAGGGCGTCGACCCCATGGGCATCACGCGTGCCTTGGTCAACATGGCCAAGGGCGGGGAGACCCAGGGTGGCTCGACCATCACGCAGCAGTACGTGAAGAACGCGCGCCTGGGCGACCAGTCGCAGACGTTCACGCGTAAGTTCAAAGAGCTCTTCATCTCCATAAAGGTCGGCCGGACCGAGTCCAAAGAGAAGATCATGGCGGGGTATCTCAACACCGCCTACTACGGCCGCGGGGCCTACGGCATCCAGGCCGCCGCCCGTGCCTACTTCGGCAAGGACGCCGCCGACCTGAACCCCAGCCAGTGCGCGCTCCTGGCGACGGTCCTCAAGGGCGCCACGTACTACGACCCGGCGGGTTACCCCGAGGTCGACCCTGCCGCCTCGCCGCAGGCCAACCGCGCGCGTGCCACCAAGCGCTGGAATTGGATCCTCGACGAAGAGGTCAAGGACGGGCACCTGACCGCCGAGGTCCGGAACAAGTACCGGAAGTTCCCGAAGCTGGAGAACCCCCGCTCCAACGCTCAGCTGGGTGGGCAGGTGGGTTATCTGGTCGACCTGGCCAAGGCGTATGTGATCAACAACAGCGATGGCCAGATCACGGCCAACGACCTCCAGCGGGGCGGCTACGAGATCCACACGACCTTCGACAAGTCGAAGGTCAACAAGCTCGAGAAGTCCGTGGAGAAGGTCCGCAAGGCGAAGATCAAGCCCAATCTGCGCCCGGACAAGGACAAGCACGTTCAATTCGGTGGTGCGTCCGTGAATCCCAAGGACGGGGCGATCGAGGCCATCTACGGCGGTGAGGACGCGACCAAGCACTTCACCAACAACGCCGACCAGACCGGTGCGCAGGTTGGCTCGACGTTCAAGCCCTTCGTGTTGGCGGCGGCTTTCAAGGACGGAACGCGCGACAAGAACGGGCCGCCGGACCAGGGCGAGGACCGGCGCACGATCGTCAACCCCAAGAGCCTCTACAGCGGCAAGAACGAGCTCAAGATCCAGAACTACGACGGAAGTATCTGGACGGACAAGGAAGGCAAGGAGTGGCTCCAGACCAACGACGGTGATCAGGACTACAACCCGCCGACCTATCAGATCGATCTGCGTGAAGCGATGCGGGAGTCGGTCAACTCGGCCTATGTGCAGCTCGGTATGGACGTCGGTCTGGACAAGGTGAAGGAGGCGGCCATCGCCTCCGGCCTCAAGGAGAACAGTCTGGCCAGCGCCAACTACCCGTCCTTCTCCCTCGGTACGTCCTCTCCGAGCGCGATCCGCATGGCCGGTGCTTACTCCACCTTCGCGTCCAGCGGTAAGCAGAACGATCCGTACTCGGTGAAGGAAGTCGAGTACAAGGGCAACACCGTCATGCAGCACAAGTCGCAGACCAAGCGGGCCTTCGACAAGGAGGTGGCCGACAACGTCACCGACGTGCTCAGGACCGTCGTCGAGAAGGGCACGGGCACCTCG
This Streptomyces sp. NBC_01283 DNA region includes the following protein-coding sequences:
- the murJ gene encoding murein biosynthesis integral membrane protein MurJ; the protein is MNAPYDGDRGQGAGGSGPPEDGQVPPQPAPDVYLQDAYDQDPYRAQDLAAQDPVTEALYDRAAHPPPPPGYYQDTQPLYAQPPSPQHAPDPRVWAQTPAPEPEGPTRHLPYGDDARTTQFVGVDDLVTHSGEERHEPDAFAHLFRDQQPGGYREQPGGYQQGYQQDGYPQGNGYPQGNGYPQGNDYQQQGGHQPPEPPMVPAPAAPPATAPAPKSGGGGRAASVLKSSAVMAAGTMVSRLTGFVRTMVITAALGAATLGDAWTVAYTLPTMIYILTVGGGLNSVFVPQLVRAMKDDKDGGEAYANRLLTLVMVALGLIVALAVFAAPLLIKLMSTPIANNPPANNVAVTFARYCLPTIFFMGVHVVMGQILNARGKFGAMMWTPVLNNIVMIFTFGLFIWVYGTSGDSGMRVESIPADGVRLLGIGTLLGLVVQALAMIPYLRETGFRFRPRFDWKGHGLGKAVKLAKWTVLFVLANQAGVLVVTQLATAAGKASGKDGTGIMAYSNAQLIWGMPQAIITVSVMAAMLPRISRAAHDNDPGAVRDDISQGLRTSAVAIVPVAFAFVALGVPMCTLLFASSGSQAAQSMGFVLMAFGLGLIPYSVQYVVLRGFYAYEDTRTPFYNTVIVAAVNAAASAIAYVLLPAQWAVIGMAASYGLAYAVGVGVAWRRLRNRLGGDLDGTHVLRTYARLSMACIPAAILGGAAGYGILKALGDGAGGSLIALVVGGIILGGVFFVAARKMRIAELNSMVGMVRGRLGR
- a CDS encoding DUF6049 family protein, coding for MAEAADFPGTSPSPARRWLRRTAALLAGAPLLAGMLQLSAEPTAHAAAPSAPADATGSNTVDVSLNKLTPTAPTDGDTLTVSGTVTNEGKQPVTGAQVGLRLGPVLNGRSQIDSAAKRTDYRPGADGTEVGGKYVKKFAKLAPGIRQDFSISVPVKALDLGADGVYQLGVSLTGRTAAQPWSQVLGFERTFLPWQSGATGTKTKTAYLWPLISTSHLTAETGSDEQQTPVFTDDDLGKELAPGGRLEQMLSLGRQLDVTWVIDPDLLASVDHMTRSYRVQTADGKSTTAGKNQAVAKDWLNKLEQTVKAEKDKKVVALPFADPDLASLAHNGSTFTGSLSQLKDATDAGALAVESILHVKPQSDFAWPVNGALDPSIVDVSTSAGAHSVIARSDSLRDGSSLPYTPNAARPIGGGTTAVVADARLSTAFQGDMTGAESSTLAVQEFLAQSLMVTLQDPDKQRSIVVAPQRMPSASQAQAMAKALTALSDERWSQPQDLSAAAKAKPDPRATTQVPSARSYPASLRKQELPKAAFKSIQNTQNKLKRFQTILSEPDRVITPFGRAIDREMSTSWRGRPAEAATFRQGVEHYLTTLVEQVALIKKSDAKLSGRSATIPVTVQNNLVQGVDHMVLRLTSENPTRLKIGGKAYSEQQVKVSGGHAQSVKFTTTANANGPVPVYAQLYTEDGQPYGEAVQFDVNVTEITLTVMLVIAGGVLLLVLAGFRMYTQRKRAARQQAEEGPEDGPDGESGTEPGEDDPEQPSDPTPDTAPESTDPSDTGERVDR
- a CDS encoding CCA tRNA nucleotidyltransferase, which codes for MPNANEENPSALSQVQRRAVSELLRVSPVADDLARRFQEAGFSLALVGGSVRDALLGRLGNDLDFTTDARPEDVLKIVRPWADSVWEVGIAFGTVGSQKDGYQIEVTTYRSEAYDRTSRKPEVSYGDSIEEDLVRRDFTVNAMAVALPEKEFVDPHGGLEDLAERVLRTPGAPEDSFSDDPLRMMRAARFAAQLDFEVAPEVVAAMKSMAERIDIVSAERVRDELNKLILSPHPAKGLALLVDTGIADRVLPELPALRLERDEHHRHKDVYDHTLIVLEQAMALEEDGPDLTLRLAALLHDIGKPRTRRFEDDGRVSFHHHEVVGAKMTKKRMVELKYSNELVKDVSRLVELHLRFHGYGTGEWTDSAVRRYVRDAGPLLSRLHKLTRSDCTTRNKRKANALSRAYDGLEERIERLQEQEELDSIRPDLDGNEIMEILDVRPGPVIGQAYKFLLELRLENGPMERDAAIAALKEWWAAQE